Proteins from a single region of Nomascus leucogenys isolate Asia chromosome 2, Asia_NLE_v1, whole genome shotgun sequence:
- the C2H5orf58 gene encoding putative uncharacterized protein C5orf58 homolog isoform X1: MSRLPEAPSSTTQRFFYSGSEMSETGEIFPAQEKVEARIDLKMGKKSVTDHKLNVDKVIKNINAISSELKKIKELSQLLLCDLILHFNHPVKTENLTEAERNNPFFEESKISDVSLVSNSFSI, translated from the exons ATGTCCAGGCTGCCCGAGGCTCCATCTTCCACCACCCAACGG TTCTTTTACAGTGGCTCTGAAATGAGCGAAACTGGAGAAATTTTCCCTGCTCAGGAAAAGGTAGAGGCAAGGATTGACTTAAAG atggGTAAGAAGAGTGTTACTGATCATAAGCTAAATGTGgacaaagtaattaaaaatattaatgcaatTTCTTCGGAGTTGAAGAAGATAAAAG AGCTCTCCCAGTTATTGCTTTGTGACCTTATCCTACATTTTAATCATCCCGTCAAGACTGAGAACTtaacagaagcagaaagaaaCAACCCTTTCTTTGAAGAGTCTAAAATATCAGATGTATCCCTTGTTTCTAACAGTTTTTCTATCTGA
- the C2H5orf58 gene encoding putative uncharacterized protein C5orf58 homolog isoform X2 — protein MSETGEIFPAQEKVEARIDLKMGKKSVTDHKLNVDKVIKNINAISSELKKIKELSQLLLCDLILHFNHPVKTENLTEAERNNPFFEESKISDVSLVSNSFSI, from the exons ATGAGCGAAACTGGAGAAATTTTCCCTGCTCAGGAAAAGGTAGAGGCAAGGATTGACTTAAAG atggGTAAGAAGAGTGTTACTGATCATAAGCTAAATGTGgacaaagtaattaaaaatattaatgcaatTTCTTCGGAGTTGAAGAAGATAAAAG AGCTCTCCCAGTTATTGCTTTGTGACCTTATCCTACATTTTAATCATCCCGTCAAGACTGAGAACTtaacagaagcagaaagaaaCAACCCTTTCTTTGAAGAGTCTAAAATATCAGATGTATCCCTTGTTTCTAACAGTTTTTCTATCTGA